The DNA sequence ATGAAGTTCTCCCACTGGAGGAAGTCAGAGTAGGTCTGAAAGGAGGATTTCCCTTTGTATGTGGTCTTGcggagagaggggaggcagagTGTTGGACACAgcaacagctgaaagtgatgcGGAAATGTGCTGCACTGTGGTGCCGGGAGATGAAAGCTGAAAGATGAAGGGACTCACAGACTCAAAGGCCATGGACAGCCAGCGGACTTTGCCCCCATGCATTCCCACCGCGCCGTGGGACAGCTGCCCCGGGAGCAGGTTGGGTTCAGGGAGAGAGTGACACTCAGGATGAAGCAGAGGCAGAATAGATGACAGTTTGTTGCCtgagaagaacagaaggaggaCGTCACATTTTGACAGACTTATGATTATTTAATTTGAAGTTCATGTCGTACTTTATCTGGCTTTTTGTTGCAATGTTTTTTCAAGCACATTATATCCCAGTTTTTTGCAAGTTAAATTCAGTTTTAGAGATGCAGCTACTGATTATATTCATTACTGATTAAAGTGTTAACACTCCACCCGATTgatcatttatttgataaatataaaatgtctgaatgtaGTACAAACTGGACATCCAGATCTTCAGATGTTGTCCTCTCCTGTGCTGTGATTCTTCTCAAACCCTCCcaaaatataaattattcaGCAGGGGTGGCAACAGAACACACGTTTATTCAAGCAGAAATACAGATACTTGCTGAAGTACTGATTGAACTTCTTGAATGAATTGAAGTGCAGTCTCTCAAATGGACTCAAAGTGGAAAGTCTCCCATTGGAAGGACATTTCTACTGGCCATATCTGTCCAAGTTCACTGAacctcacgtcatattaatatcATTCCAAGACTTTTAAACTTCAAAGTAGAATAAATATGATTTATCCGAGCTGTTCGTAAACACATCACAAAGAGAGCTGATGGTTGAGTCTCTTTGCCAGGACTTCAAATACCAACAGTTTGGGTTGGTAGAACGTCCCGAACAGCATAAGattaaaacaataagaaaatccaggcagatGGCTGCGGGGTCTCTGCAGTCACGAGACACTAGTATGCTTTTTCTCCCCATTCGAGCCCCCGTCTCTGTCCATCTccctttgttgttttgtcttgctATGTCTGCCAATGCGTGATGTGCACTGAGATGTTGGGAAAGTGttgtgcaaaatgaaaaataatcttATAAATCCcctgaaatgcattaaaattaaGGTAACGCCtaggagtaaaagtacaaagttgtcaggaaaataaataaactcaagtaaagtacagtcaaagtatttgtactttgttacttcCCTGACTTGAAATGGTTATAGGTGGAATGGATTGAACTGTATCAGCTTGATTAACTTTAATAGAATTGTCTGATGATATtttatgcaaaaataaaagattttgcTGTTACCTGATGGCAAACACTGCGCTCCCCCGGGCTTCACAAGTTGTTTGTTGGCACTTATAGATTTACACATTTGACAAAGATGCCCCATTTCCTGGAAAATATCAAAGTCTGGATCCAGTATGATGCTGCCCTTTGGAGAGAATTAAACACAACGTCAACCACATGAGAACATCATTTACAAATCAGCCAGACCTACTGACACAGGTGTGACCCTCACCATATCTCCAATAACGTGGTTGTCCCTGCGTTCAGTTCGGTTGATTCCCAAGATGCCAAACACGACAAAAACCATCGCCCCGGTGTCGACCAGAGGACGCACCGCTGGATGGCCACATGCTCCGCCGCTGCACGGGTTAAAGCCAagtgttttggatgttttcttttttgcagcaGACGAGGGATCTTTGAAAATAGAAACAGGTAAAAATCTCTAAACAGCACTTATTTATACAGTAATAAATATGAGTAGCAGTCAAGCACTGTTGAAAATCCCCCAGAGAGTGGCACTTAAATAAGTTATATTTTGATAGAAGTGTCACATCACTGCATTTTCTCTATTTCAAAGCCTCAATgagaataaataacataaaaaaagacatttcagcagCGTGACGCATGCAGGGAAAACAGTTTTCCTGATGGGCTAACAAACTGTACTTTATGTTAATGACACTTTCTGACACTGTGACACCGGCTCGCTCACCGCTGGAGAGAGGAGTATAAAAGGTTCCCCGTGTGGGTCCATCAGGCCCAGAACTGATGCCACAGCCAGGAGGGCTGACACACACTCGGCTTGGGTGAGGTCTCAGGCGGCGCTGGGCAAAAAACAGCTTCCTGAGATGGAGGGGGCAAAGCTGAAATGACGAATTGTCCGCTAAAACAACACGACAGTcctttttaatgtgatttttcctcacctgctgtgctgctgcggAGACAATGCTGCATAAAAGGAAAACTCTGGCGTCCAGCCATGACGGGGGTCACATGAGGTGGATGTGATCATCCAGCTGGGGTACGGGTGGTACACAtgggaaacacacactgtcattctGGTGGTGTAATTGCTGCGGGGCTGATTATAAGCCTATTCAAATAAAACGAAATGAGTTACACTCCACTTTAGCAGCGTATATGACAGTTGGGAGACATCAGAACTTAGCGTGGGAAATAATCAAGTGTTTTGCTCCCTAACCTGAAATGACGACACCTCTTGGTGCTCTGTGCTGCATGATTTCCACGGGGAGGGAGTGCTGGTGTTAAGGGAGAAGCGGTAAAGGGTTGGAGAGGCTCCGAGGTCCAACTTCGTTATGTACACCGTAAGTAAAGGGCCTAAAAGAAGCAGAACAAAGCGcaggatttgaaaaaaaaaagtagaaacagTATTGAATAAGttgatttcacttttttcagCGCTGGATGTTTTACCTGTTTGATTGGTGCTTGATTTTACGGAACTCCGAGGGGCAGTGGCGGTTGTTGTGATCGGGGTCTGCTGATGTGCAGAAAACTTGaaagatgaggaggaaatgTGGGTGTACAGCGGGTGTGGCTTCTCCATGAACACACCTGCAGAACACAAGACGCAGCTCATAAATTTACTCTGGATCTCGGAGGTCAGAGGCGAGGCGTTTCCATCCCCTGCCGCAGTCTCACCTGAGCACATCGGGCAGGAGATGCCTTGACCGCTGAGGTTGCTCCTCAGAGCCAGCAGAGTCTGGAGGTTCGTGTCACGGCGGAAAAGAAGGGGGGCATGTGTGGCCGGCCTCAGGAGACAGCAGCAGCCGGCAGATAAGAGCAGGACCAGGAGGAAGACACCTgggcagacaggaagacagTAATAAACAATGGCAGAGAGGAGGGTCTGATGGAGTAGATAGAGCAGCTGAGGGACACATCAGGAGCAGGGATCAATTAAAGTCACTCCTGCAAAGAGAGAGGATGAATACTTCATGACGGTGCTTGTTCTTCCGCTGACAGATCCCTCAGGCTGCAGAGAGATTACTACATTGCTTCAACAGTTTGAGCTGGTGGTTAAACTCGTGTCTAGAACGTAGATAAAGAGCTCGGCacataaaatcaacaaaaatcaGATGATGGAAATATCTCCCTGTCTTTTTAGGTTTTTCTCGGCCCCGTCACAATCTTATTCAAGCTCTTATATCAAATCTCACCTAGAACGAGCTTTCGTCGCTTCACAGCTGGCTCTGCCACCAAGTGCTTCAGGGCCCACTGGAGATTCGTGCTGACCACGCCCACATGCCGCTGCCCTGGAGGGGACGGAGGTGTCTCCACTGACAGGGAAAGAATGGCTGCATCAGCGTCTGTGTCACAGGAGCCTGATCGAGACAAAGACAGGGAGCTTAGTGGTGCCTGGACAGAAGCGCTTTACGGCCCGGACTCATTACCTCTCCCCATTCTCCCCCCGTTCACTCGTCCACTGCTAGGGAGATAACAATCTCACCTGGCTCCATCTCCACTGACAGGAGTGCCACATCGTCATCCTCATCTGACAAAGGGCTGTGGCTTGCTGACAGGCCTGAAAATCGCTTCCAGCtacggagggaggaggaagtttAGGGAGAGAGACAGCTGGAGGGATCACATCTTGCCTGCAGTGTCGCACAGCATGCACAATTAACATGACGCACAAAcgtaaggggaaaaaaatcgaCTCACCGATTCAACCAGGCATGTTCCTGAGGCTCCACACACTCAGTCCAGACGCACAGCGCGGCTGGCATCAGGACCGACAcacagagccagcagcagctcacaatGAGcgccatgaaaagaccaaagtCATGCACGGCTGGGATCTAAGAGCCAGTTCAATGAGACACTGTGTAAAGGACCTTGAAACATTCAATTTGAGCTTATCGCGTGAAAATGGCTGTCTGCTGAGAGAGGCACTTCTATTCATCCACAGCAGAGGAGTCATTTACACCCGCTGTACTGAATTCTGTTAAGGGGTGCATTACTCTCCCATGATTACCTGAGAGAAGGTGTTAGCAGCATATGCAGCCGCAGTGGTGAAGGAAGTAAGGAAAGTAGCTCGGCCAGCTGTTTTAATTGTGTAGAGCATTCGCTGCTGCGGCCGACGCAGATGAGACGCCTGTCTGAAGGTGCTGATGAACACAAATACATCATCCACCCCTGAGCAACAGTGAGAGAGCAAAAGAGCTGCCTTATTACATATTATTGTAAGTGTACTGTGAAAAGGTGTctttttacagtcttttttaaaggaaaagtttgactttttttttctacatttcttgTTGAGAGCTAGATGAGAAGCTGTTAATATGAACTACCACTGCTGGAGGATGGTGCATTGTGTTGTCTTATGTGTTGGGCGGTCTCTTGGCCTGTCCCTAGAAAGTCCTGTCTCCACTTGTTGCCAGAGTCGAAAGAAAACAGGATAAAGGAAAATATACTGACAAAGACAGTCAGTCTCACAGTTTGCTATTAAAAAGTCCTCATATCATTGTTTTATATCGGATAATTTGATAATAAATTTGAATTATCAAAATGTAAAGCCACGACAAAGAGTTTTTACCTGGTTATGAATGTCTCAATTTGATACCAATGCTTCTATATGagcaataaaatcaaatgaaatgtaatggtTTCTATGTGGCCACATATGAGTGCAGACaccttttgtttacattttccccGACAGAGTTACAGGAAGTAGTACATTTAAATACCAGTTaaaaaggagcaggaggagcattttccttcattttcctTCATGATTTTGACAActatttctaaaataaaacaattgctAGTTATACCAAGTTGctatattttgtttgtcttgtcacTTCAGGAAGTAGTATTCAGACCAAGAAACAGCCTGGAACAAACCTCAGTGTAAAACATAAACGTACTGTTTTCACACTTCAGTCGACATGTTCATTTGTGAGCTTTAGAGATGTTTGTAAGTGGAGCTTGTTGCCATTTTGCACAGGGTCGTGCTAGATGTTTTTCCtagttttcagccttttttctaagctaagctaaccagcttaGCTTGGCAGAGGAGACATGATGTACAGACATGAGGGCGGTGTCGATCTTGTCATCTGACTCTTGGCAAGAAACAAAGTAAGGGTATTTTCCAAAGTGTCAAACGTTTCCTTTAAAGAACAAATTGGTGTATTTCTTATCTTCTCATCTCACCAATGCCGATGATGACAAAGGCAGCGACTCCATTGAGGATGCCCAGGTACCTCACACCAAAGACAACATGGTACAGAAAAAGAGCCATGAGGCAGCTCAGTCCAATGCTCGCGAGTCCAAAGAACgtcagaaacactgcagagagaccAGAAATCAACATCAGTCAGGAGCTTGTGAAAAACGTGCAACCAAGTGACTGACAGGAACGGGCTCAAACATCCTGCACACACGGCCGCAACTGGAATCAGGAGCAGGTCATACTGTACCAGAAAAGGAGGTGAGGACATAGACGAGCACGGTGATGCAGGCTCCGCTGATGACAGCCAGCATCATGTCATTGTGGAAGGTGTGTCGGACCTCGTCGTCAAACAGCTCTGTCCCCCCGTACAGCACCTTCACCTGGCTGGGACGACAGAAGCAGACATCAAACATCACGTTTCAGCTGCAGTAACTGTAATAAACGTGCAGTGATCTTCTCCTGACCTGGTAGATTGCTCGGCCAGGATGTCTGCATACTGGACCACAAAGTTTTTGAAGCGGGATCTTTGCTCGTCAGCTCGGTCCTGCAGCGAGTAGTAGGAAGGCAGAGGAGCCCCGAAGTGGATCTCACTAcgcaggagagaggaggagaggtgctCGGGGGAGAGACTCTCATCCACGTACCAGTAGAACTGTGGGTGGGTGATGGCCAGACTCAGAGAACCTGGAAGCGCATGCATGGCAAATCAGCACCGTTAGGAGGACCCCAACAGGGATCACATTATGATCAAAAGCCACCTTCTTTACTGGGGACTCACCTTGTATATCAGCAAGGTCTGGGCCCATGCCATCATAGTATatcttccctcccctctcactgGGGTACAGGTAAGACAGAAGCGAGCTGGGCGGGGAGCAGTAGGACGGTCCCAGAGGAAGATCCCTCAGCATCTCCAGAGGCTTCCAGCAGAACTGATGGAACTGTGGGTGCTGCATGAGCAGACGCTCCACGTGGTGAATCGTCTGCAGGCGCTCTGGGGTGAAGATGTTGCGATCGCCCTTCCCTTGAGCCACAAACACCAGCTCGATCCTCCACAGAGCCTGGGTCTGCATGTAGTAATTGGGAGCAAACCTGCGCCTCCTGATGAGTGGCAACGTGGAATTTCCATCCAGCGACatcgcttcctcctcctcggctcTGTGATCTGAGCTCTTGTGCTTCCCCATTTCCTCCTGACCCAAATGAGGCTCTGTCCTTTCATCTGCTGCTCCCCTCGTCTGATCATCTCCTGCATTTGAAGGCTCATTCTGAGGAGTAGATGACCTCGTGCCTTGGTTATCTGTCCTGTTGAACAGTCCGTGTCTgcccagctgctccagcagaagCTCCCGCAGGGCCTCCGACTCTCCGTCATCTAGGTCTCGCCTACGTCTGTCCCAGGACCCCAGCTGAGTCTTTACAGCGATGGTGAGGGCATCGAAGCGCTCGGCCGAGAAGTGACTGTGAACCTCAAAGGCACTGTAGGAGAGGTCTATGTCCAGAGGAGGGCAGTAGAGGAGCATGTAGGCAAACAGGGCGCATGGTAGCAGGACAACTACCCCTAACACCACTCCGCTGGCACAGGGCTGCGTGTACACCCAACCTACTGCCCTCCACAGCCCACAAACCCCAGCCTCCTCAGAGTAACACCTTTGCCTATCTGCATGcactcctccatcatcttcttcctcctcctcctcctcgtcctcttcatcctcctcctcccctccccagCTGGTTTGAAACAGCAGCGGCTCATCCTCCACATCCATGCTGGCACCTGTCAGGGACACACAGCACCACCTAATCATCGCTCACTTAGAGCACCACCCCTTCCTCTCGGGCAGGTAAGCATGAGCGCAAAATAGATGTCTGAGCCACCGGCAGCCGACAAAATGAAGGACAAGGTTACTTCCAACGTGAAGACGTGAGAATTAAGTCTGTCCTCAAGCAGCTGTCAACAAAAGGGCTTCCACTGGCAGCTCGCTGGGAGCAAACAGAGGAAGGGGAGACCTTTTTTCTCTCAAGGGCTTTGAAGATGAAATGGTCTGCTGAATCCTGCTTTGAGATGCTGATCACAAGAGCTTGGGGGTGAGACAGGCTAAAAGCTGTGATTTAATTCTTCTCTCTTTCGAGCCATTATCACCCGGAGAGAGTCTGACACAGTGCTGGTGGCTTTCTACATATCAGCAGTCAGAGGagctgtgtctgctgctcagctgcaaATTAAATCATCTCACTTGTCTAATTACTGACAAGAAGAGCAAGTGGGATATTAGACAGTTGTGGAATAAGAGAGGGTTCATCTGACTGTGATGGGCAACCTTTGACTAATAGTGTCAATAGGTGCccactcctccacacacacgATACTGCAGGCAGTTTGCATTCAGGTGGCAGCGAGCCTGCTAACTGCAGCAATTTATCTGGTCTCCATAGAACTATGCTTTAAGGTCAGCCAGGTAAGACAGTGAATTTTGATTATGTTTAAAAGATAGCTGAGCTCGGCTCTGCAGCTGAAGAGATAATCCATCATAAAAATGAGGAATTTACAAGTTATACcaataaatcaatatttgtaaaaatgacCAAGATTTCTGGTGAACCGTTGAGCTCCAGATGAAGTGGAGGTTATACAGGATATACAGGATTGTTGTTTGGGCTCTTACACCTGAATGAGTGTGAAGACAATGTGCTCATGTCTGCTGCAGAAAATCACCATGTGTGTGCTGCCGCTGTGTCCACAAAGTCAGACCACAGTTCAGTGATAATGGATGCACTTTCATGGCAACATCATTACCAGCCTCAGCTCTATAGTTTGTCACTCTGCGAGAGATTTTAATGTTCCCAAATGTCCACAGGACTTATATATGCTAATGTGGCTTTATGCAGGATTTGTTCGTTTATAGAGGAGATAAGAAAGCCTGTTGAGTCAAGAACCAAAAGCCACACTGTGTCTAATACTCTGTGAAAAACAGGCCTATTTTGGGGCCTTTTTTAATCTGCACAACATTTCCTTTTATTAATCATCGTGTCAtcctactgcacacagacaagGACACCAGTGCCCTTTATAATGGGAGTGCAGCAGACCAGCATCTGCACGCAGTATGAACATGAACTCCCTCTTCGTTTTGGAGGACAAATTCATTAATGGTGGAAGAATAAGTTTGGGTATTTAGAGCATGAAAACATGCAAtcacaacaaaatcaaaagtattTTCACTTAGTTTTGGATTCCTTGTatttttataatcatatggataaatgtgtttctttctaCAGGCTGTAATTTACTGCATATCTGCACCCATCACAGGCTGTTATTTCAAAATGAGCATTGTTATTTCATAACACACTGTTATCCGCTTTTGCCCCTTCAACCGTTTTTCTGTCCAAGTAATACAACCAATTACGTGACCAATCCCTCACAGAAAAATCAGCGAGATATAATTGtgcatttacagtaaatgaaatgGAACGCAGCTGCTAATTTTGCTAATTAGATTACTGTAAtccttttacatttcatctctgcctctccagcTTGTTTTGATGATGGAGCTCTCATCAGTGGAGGATACGAGGAGGCTCGCAGAGAAAATATAACGAGAGGAGTGTAATGGAGGGAAGAAAAGCCTGGGGAATGActgaagccacacacacacacacacacacacacacacacacacacacacacacacacacacacacacacacacacacacacacaccacagctgtCACCCTCCAACCAACCAACACCTCAGAAATCTGTGAAAAgaagttttctgctgtttaatatTCATTTCAATACCTAACGAGATGATGATCTCCACGGATCCACTTCCGTGTCCGTTTCAACATCAAAACAGGCAGATTGGAGGCTCAGATGTCAAAGTATGACCGTCTGAGGAACTCATTagagacatgcagacacagtgCCTATCAGAAATTAAAACAGAGGACAGCTTATTCCTCTTTACCTGCTGTTTACTTAACAACAGACAGAGTGTCTGTAAAGTAGAGAAAAAGATAACTACAGCTATGATTCACAGCCTCAGGGACACATTGTTTTATCTCCTCTTGACGGTTCTGACATTTCTTCGCATCCAAGAACATTGCACCTCATGTTCAATAATTATGAGCGGTGTACAGCTGCAAAAGCACTGCGAGCAGTCAGCGTGGAGCCTGGTATAACTAATGTGTTTACAAGCTCCCAGAATTGTACATCCAAGATTAGGAGGAACAGTCAATTTAAACCCTTTGCAGGTGTGGATCAAAAATAAGAGTGTAATTTGGCATCCTGCCTTTGTATTCATCAGAATGAAAGCTGCCTACCATATGGCTCTGTCCATATAAAAGCTACGTTGTACTTAATTGTGAGACTGGGTTTCTTTGTGATGCAGTTTTAAACTCAAAACTGGGACAGATAAATTCACTGAGGCCtgaaatcaacatttatttgcaGCTTCAGAGGTATGAAATCTTGCATTTATCGCTTCAAAGACGAACCTGCTCTTGTATTACgcacactgtgtgactgtgtattGGACCCCCTCACCTTCCCTCACGTAGAACTCAATTTTGAACTTTCTGAGAGGCTTTTCTTATTgaattttttatcaaacaaGTGCCGCTCAGGTTGCCACGCtgtacctgcctgcctgtttgaAGCGCAGCAGCTGTATCTGATGGACTCCAGAGATGCTGTCTCGTGTGTCGTGTTCAGCGAGTTGTGAGCAAAAACTGCGGGGGGAAACATAAGCTCCACCACACATAGATTTTCTTATGTATT is a window from the Acanthopagrus latus isolate v.2019 chromosome 5, fAcaLat1.1, whole genome shotgun sequence genome containing:
- the disp3 gene encoding protein dispatched homolog 3, producing MDVEDEPLLFQTSWGGEEEDEEDEEEEEEEDDGGVHADRQRCYSEEAGVCGLWRAVGWVYTQPCASGVVLGVVVLLPCALFAYMLLYCPPLDIDLSYSAFEVHSHFSAERFDALTIAVKTQLGSWDRRRRDLDDGESEALRELLLEQLGRHGLFNRTDNQGTRSSTPQNEPSNAGDDQTRGAADERTEPHLGQEEMGKHKSSDHRAEEEEAMSLDGNSTLPLIRRRRFAPNYYMQTQALWRIELVFVAQGKGDRNIFTPERLQTIHHVERLLMQHPQFHQFCWKPLEMLRDLPLGPSYCSPPSSLLSYLYPSERGGKIYYDGMGPDLADIQGSLSLAITHPQFYWYVDESLSPEHLSSSLLRSEIHFGAPLPSYYSLQDRADEQRSRFKNFVVQYADILAEQSTSQVKVLYGGTELFDDEVRHTFHNDMMLAVISGACITVLVYVLTSFSVFLTFFGLASIGLSCLMALFLYHVVFGVRYLGILNGVAAFVIIGIGVDDVFVFISTFRQASHLRRPQQRMLYTIKTAGRATFLTSFTTAAAYAANTFSQIPAVHDFGLFMALIVSCCWLCVSVLMPAALCVWTECVEPQEHAWLNRWKRFSGLSASHSPLSDEDDDVALLSVEMEPGSCDTDADAAILSLSVETPPSPPGQRHVGVVSTNLQWALKHLVAEPAVKRRKLVLGVFLLVLLLSAGCCCLLRPATHAPLLFRRDTNLQTLLALRSNLSGQGISCPMCSGVFMEKPHPLYTHISSSSFKFSAHQQTPITTTATAPRSSVKSSTNQTGPLLTVYITKLDLGASPTLYRFSLNTSTPSPWKSCSTEHQEVSSFQAYNQPRSNYTTRMTVCVSHVYHPYPSWMITSTSCDPRHGWTPEFSFYAALSPQQHSRKLFFAQRRLRPHPSRVCVSPPGCGISSGPDGPTRGTFYTPLSSDPSSAAKKKTSKTLGFNPCSGGACGHPAVRPLVDTGAMVFVVFGILGINRTERRDNHVIGDMGSIILDPDFDIFQEMGHLCQMCKSISANKQLVKPGGAQCLPSGNKLSSILPLLHPECHSLPEPNLLPGQLSHGAVGMHGGKVRWLSMAFESTTYKGKSSFQTYSDFLQWENFIQEQLASLPQSSALQRGFQTCEHWKQIFMEIIGVESALWSLLLSLAICVAAVSVFTAHLLLLLPVLITILGVICLVVALMYWLGWEMGAVEAISLSILVGSSVDYCLHLVEGYLLAGETLPSTSGCNSEPPVERQRRTLEAVNHVGVAIVSSAVTTAISTVPLFFCVIVPFAKFGQIVAINTAVSILFTLTVTVAMLALMAPASFNRPPGAVLKAGLAVMAAAALGAAVCWVGGQLGALAWQSISV